In the Bacillus shivajii genome, one interval contains:
- the groL gene encoding chaperonin GroEL (60 kDa chaperone family; promotes refolding of misfolded polypeptides especially under stressful conditions; forms two stacked rings of heptamers to form a barrel-shaped 14mer; ends can be capped by GroES; misfolded proteins enter the barrel where they are refolded when GroES binds), with translation MAKDIKFSEDARRSMKRGVDALADAVKVTLGPKGRNVVLEKKFGSPLITNDGVTIAKEIELEDNFENMGAKLVSEVASKTNDIAGDGTTTATVLAQAMISEGLKNVTSGANPMGIRKGIEKATSVAVEELKSISEPIEGKDSIAQVASISAADEEVGQLIAEAMERVGNDGVITVEESKGFGTELEVVEGMQFDRGYASPYMVTDSDKMEAVLEDPYILITDKKIGNIQEVLPVLEQVVQQSKPILIIAEDVEGEALATLVVNKLRGTFNAVAVKAPGFGDRRKAMLEDIASLTGGEVITEELGLDLKSANITQLGRASKVVVTKDNTTIVDGAGDAAEISARVSQIKSQLEETTSDFDKEKLQERLAKLAGGVAVVKVGAATETEMKEKKLRIEDALNSTRAAVEEGIVSGGGTALVNVINAVKAIEASGDEATGVNIVLRSLEEPVRQIAQNAGLEGSIIVERLKGESVGVGFNAANGDYVNMVEAGIVDPTKVTRSALQNAASVSAMFLTTEAVVADLPEEEGAGGGMPDMGGMGGMGGMGGMM, from the coding sequence ATGGCAAAGGACATTAAGTTCAGTGAAGACGCTCGTCGTTCCATGAAACGTGGTGTAGACGCATTAGCTGATGCAGTAAAAGTAACGCTAGGACCTAAAGGTCGTAACGTCGTACTTGAGAAAAAATTCGGATCTCCGTTAATTACAAACGATGGTGTAACGATTGCTAAAGAAATCGAACTTGAAGATAACTTCGAAAACATGGGTGCAAAGCTTGTATCTGAAGTAGCAAGCAAAACGAACGACATCGCTGGTGACGGTACAACAACAGCGACTGTTTTAGCACAAGCAATGATTTCAGAAGGTCTTAAAAACGTAACTTCCGGTGCGAACCCAATGGGTATCCGTAAAGGGATTGAAAAAGCAACAAGTGTTGCTGTTGAAGAGTTAAAGAGCATTTCTGAGCCAATCGAAGGGAAAGATTCTATCGCACAAGTTGCTTCGATCTCTGCAGCTGATGAAGAAGTCGGTCAGTTAATCGCTGAAGCAATGGAACGCGTTGGTAACGACGGTGTTATCACTGTTGAAGAATCTAAAGGATTCGGAACTGAGCTTGAAGTTGTTGAAGGTATGCAGTTCGACCGTGGATATGCATCTCCATACATGGTCACTGATTCTGACAAAATGGAAGCCGTTCTTGAAGATCCATACATCTTAATTACTGACAAGAAGATTGGTAACATTCAAGAAGTTCTTCCTGTACTTGAGCAAGTTGTACAGCAAAGCAAGCCAATCTTAATCATTGCTGAAGACGTTGAAGGTGAAGCGTTAGCAACATTAGTTGTAAACAAGCTTCGCGGAACATTCAATGCAGTAGCTGTTAAAGCTCCTGGATTTGGTGATCGTCGTAAAGCAATGCTTGAAGATATCGCATCATTAACAGGCGGTGAAGTGATCACTGAAGAATTAGGTTTAGACCTAAAATCTGCAAACATCACTCAACTTGGTCGTGCATCGAAAGTTGTTGTTACAAAAGACAACACAACAATCGTTGACGGAGCTGGAGATGCAGCAGAAATCTCTGCTCGCGTAAGCCAAATCAAATCTCAATTAGAAGAAACAACTTCTGATTTCGATAAAGAAAAACTTCAAGAGCGTCTTGCTAAGTTAGCTGGCGGTGTTGCAGTTGTTAAAGTTGGTGCGGCTACGGAAACAGAAATGAAAGAAAAGAAACTTCGTATCGAAGACGCACTTAACTCTACTCGTGCAGCAGTAGAAGAAGGAATCGTATCCGGTGGTGGTACGGCACTAGTTAACGTGATCAATGCTGTAAAAGCAATTGAAGCTTCCGGTGATGAAGCAACAGGTGTTAACATCGTGCTTCGTTCATTAGAAGAGCCTGTACGCCAAATCGCTCAAAATGCAGGCCTTGAAGGCTCCATTATTGTTGAGCGTCTAAAAGGTGAAAGCGTAGGAGTAGGATTCAACGCAGCAAATGGCGACTATGTAAACATGGTTGAAGCTGGTATCGTTGACCCTACAAAAGTAACTCGTTCTGCACTTCAAAATGCTGCGTCCGTTTCTGCTATGTTCTTAACAACAGAAGCTGTAGTTGCTGACCTTCCAGAAGAAGAAGGCGCTGGCGGCGGCATGCCTGACATGGGCGGCATGGGCGGCATGGGTGGAATGGGCGGCATGATGTAA
- a CDS encoding helix-turn-helix domain-containing protein, with protein sequence MDRKQFGKLIAKLRKESGYDSQRKFATVTGVSNASIAKIENGTQKARPDTLKAFSKHLTDITYADLMEMSGYLEGSIKQEKHDKYSKYEFISMIEELTIDLIKKMSKDDKFLPFVEAKLKELEEVGGNRDVVKNASSFIKFFENQNLNIQINLYSNIQQIYTLPEVKNEIDYYNTQDSSTEIVTDEEVNERIYKIVMHYNNTISENESNYEIVKPELIGNHHAFALSVLDNSMQGIGLFNGDVVICKKEDELRSYIYDTKICSIILPNGDEVIRKIQFINEEILLIPFHPDFNTEIFYKDDISITGEVVQIIRTLNQ encoded by the coding sequence ATGGATCGCAAACAGTTCGGAAAGCTAATAGCAAAGTTAAGGAAAGAAAGTGGCTATGATAGCCAAAGAAAGTTTGCAACAGTAACAGGAGTCAGTAATGCATCAATCGCTAAAATAGAAAATGGTACTCAAAAAGCAAGGCCAGACACCCTAAAAGCCTTTTCTAAACACTTAACAGATATAACTTATGCAGACCTGATGGAAATGTCAGGATATTTAGAGGGGAGTATTAAACAAGAAAAGCATGATAAATACTCTAAATACGAGTTTATTTCAATGATTGAAGAGTTAACCATTGATCTGATTAAAAAGATGAGTAAAGATGATAAGTTTCTTCCCTTTGTTGAGGCAAAATTAAAAGAGTTAGAAGAGGTTGGAGGTAACCGCGATGTTGTCAAAAATGCTTCTTCTTTTATTAAGTTTTTTGAAAACCAAAACTTAAATATTCAAATCAATTTATATAGTAATATTCAACAAATTTATACGTTACCAGAAGTAAAAAATGAGATTGACTATTATAATACTCAAGATTCCTCAACAGAAATCGTAACTGACGAAGAAGTTAATGAAAGAATATACAAAATAGTTATGCATTATAACAATACCATCTCTGAGAATGAATCTAATTACGAAATTGTAAAACCTGAATTGATTGGAAATCACCATGCTTTCGCCTTAAGTGTATTAGATAACAGCATGCAAGGAATTGGTTTATTTAATGGAGATGTTGTGATATGCAAAAAGGAAGATGAGCTAAGAAGTTATATTTATGATACTAAAATTTGCTCAATCATTCTTCCTAATGGAGATGAAGTTATTAGGAAGATTCAATTTATAAATGAAGAAATTTTGCTAATACCATTCCACCCTGACTTTAATACAGAGATATTTTATAAAGATGACATTTCAATTACAGGTGAAGTAGTGCAAATAATTCGTACTTTAAATCAATAG
- a CDS encoding amino acid ABC transporter permease: MREIQWEYIFDPQLAIESFPYVMQGIWYTLFISLVSLAIGLVISLFLAIARSSSRAWLRWPARTYISFMRGVPILIILFLLYFGFPYIGIQFNAVTAAIIGFSLNSAAYMAEINRSAIAAVPKGQWEAARSLGLSYWMTMRKVVLPQGFRIAVPPLSNVMLDLIKASSLAAMITVPEIFQMSRIVAGREMDYMTMFILVALIYWGICSVMTVLQNYLEKRFEKYDAY, from the coding sequence ATGAGAGAGATACAATGGGAATACATTTTCGATCCACAATTAGCAATTGAATCCTTCCCGTATGTCATGCAAGGCATTTGGTACACGCTTTTTATCTCTCTCGTCAGTTTGGCCATAGGACTAGTCATTAGTTTATTTTTAGCGATCGCACGCTCTTCCTCTAGAGCGTGGCTTCGCTGGCCTGCTAGAACATACATCTCGTTTATGCGCGGTGTACCAATCCTAATCATCCTATTTTTACTCTATTTCGGCTTTCCTTACATCGGGATTCAGTTTAATGCAGTTACCGCAGCGATCATAGGTTTTAGTTTAAATAGTGCTGCATATATGGCTGAAATTAACCGTTCTGCGATCGCAGCTGTTCCAAAAGGACAATGGGAAGCAGCGAGATCACTCGGGTTATCTTATTGGATGACAATGCGAAAAGTCGTTTTGCCACAAGGGTTTCGTATCGCAGTCCCCCCGCTTTCAAATGTGATGCTCGATTTAATCAAAGCCTCATCACTTGCGGCAATGATTACCGTACCGGAAATTTTCCAAATGTCTCGGATCGTTGCTGGGCGAGAAATGGACTATATGACGATGTTTATTTTGGTTGCCCTCATTTATTGGGGGATCTGTTCGGTGATGACTGTTCTACAAAACTATTTAGAAAAGCGCTTTGAAAAATATGATGCTTATTAA
- a CDS encoding MDR family MFS transporter, with protein MSKIPHKWLVLISVLLGTFTVILNNSMLNPAVPHIMEVFDADAVSAGWVITIFMVTMGITMPLTGFLSDKFGKKEMYLFGVSLFLLGSLLGSFSWNLSSLIFFRGLQGVGGGFIMPLSMVFIFQVFPKKERGMATGIWGIAAMMAPTIGPTLGGFIIELGTWQWLFLCNIPTGLLGLTFSMLYLKRTKRADNLKFDRSGFVTVTLGVGAILLALGRISELAHLYDPLNISLLIIGAIALYFFVKIENKTEQPLLDLSIFKIKAYAYSVWVAIISSISLFGGIFLIPLLVQNVYGYGAIMTGLVFLPAALLAGIFMTVGGRILDKKGPSLVVTSGLIFSTVGTLLFGFIDLQTAIWVLFVLNAIRGIGMGLSTMPATTTGMNAIPEKFISRGSAMNNVLRQMSSALGIVFISVYFEVRRAQVMAANGMTLEEASIQAITEGFLVIAVLTLISIPAGLLLGKEYKKQQKEEEMKAKVVNE; from the coding sequence ATGAGTAAAATTCCACATAAATGGCTCGTATTAATTTCTGTGTTACTTGGTACATTTACAGTCATTTTAAATAACAGTATGTTAAATCCAGCTGTTCCACATATCATGGAGGTTTTTGATGCCGATGCTGTTTCGGCTGGTTGGGTAATTACGATCTTCATGGTAACCATGGGGATTACGATGCCACTTACAGGTTTTTTAAGTGATAAGTTCGGAAAGAAGGAAATGTATTTGTTTGGCGTTTCCCTCTTCTTATTAGGGTCTCTATTAGGGTCGTTTTCATGGAATCTATCATCACTCATTTTTTTCCGTGGGCTTCAAGGAGTCGGTGGCGGATTTATTATGCCCCTTTCCATGGTGTTCATTTTCCAAGTGTTCCCGAAAAAAGAACGAGGGATGGCGACTGGGATTTGGGGAATTGCAGCGATGATGGCACCAACGATTGGACCTACATTAGGTGGTTTCATTATTGAACTTGGTACATGGCAATGGTTATTCTTATGTAATATACCGACAGGTCTTTTAGGATTAACCTTTTCAATGCTTTATCTAAAGCGAACGAAGCGAGCAGACAATTTGAAGTTTGACCGAAGCGGGTTTGTCACAGTGACCCTTGGAGTTGGGGCGATCTTACTTGCTTTAGGGCGAATTAGTGAACTCGCGCATTTATATGACCCACTGAATATATCGTTATTGATCATCGGGGCTATTGCATTGTATTTCTTTGTGAAAATCGAAAACAAAACAGAACAACCTTTACTAGATCTATCGATATTTAAAATTAAAGCTTACGCATACAGTGTTTGGGTCGCAATTATTAGTTCAATTAGTTTGTTTGGTGGAATTTTTCTCATCCCACTGCTTGTACAAAATGTGTATGGTTACGGAGCCATTATGACAGGTCTTGTCTTTTTACCAGCAGCTTTACTCGCAGGAATATTTATGACGGTAGGTGGGAGAATCCTTGATAAAAAAGGACCTTCACTTGTCGTAACAAGTGGTCTTATTTTTTCAACGGTTGGAACGCTTTTATTCGGTTTTATCGACTTACAAACGGCGATTTGGGTATTGTTTGTACTTAACGCCATAAGAGGTATAGGGATGGGCCTTAGTACAATGCCAGCAACAACTACCGGAATGAATGCGATTCCTGAGAAGTTCATATCACGCGGATCTGCGATGAATAATGTATTAAGGCAAATGAGTTCGGCTTTAGGTATTGTGTTTATATCCGTTTACTTTGAGGTTCGTAGAGCTCAAGTTATGGCAGCAAATGGTATGACGCTTGAAGAAGCAAGCATTCAGGCAATTACAGAAGGGTTTTTAGTCATTGCAGTACTAACACTAATCTCTATTCCAGCAGGGTTATTACTAGGTAAGGAATATAAGAAGCAACAAAAAGAGGAAGAAATGAAAGCGAAAGTAGTAAATGAATAA
- a CDS encoding helix-turn-helix domain-containing protein produces the protein MKKMDELPEILTAKHIAEYLGISRRRVYELFQLKPKHGGIPNFDIGFSKRVYKEDLKNWIENRKEAKKLGIS, from the coding sequence ATGAAAAAAATGGACGAACTTCCGGAGATCTTAACAGCAAAACACATTGCGGAGTATCTAGGAATATCAAGGAGAAGGGTTTATGAGTTATTTCAATTAAAGCCTAAGCATGGAGGGATACCGAATTTTGACATTGGTTTTTCAAAAAGAGTTTATAAGGAAGACCTAAAAAATTGGATTGAAAATCGAAAAGAGGCTAAAAAGTTAGGGATTTCTTAA
- the groES gene encoding co-chaperone GroES — protein sequence MLKPLGDRLVIELVEQEEKTASGIVLPDSAKEKPQEGKVVAVGTGRVTESGERVALEVKDGDAVIFSKYAGTEVKYEGKEYLILRESDVLAVIG from the coding sequence TTGTTAAAACCATTAGGTGATCGTTTAGTCATTGAGTTGGTCGAGCAAGAAGAAAAAACGGCTAGCGGGATTGTTCTTCCAGATTCTGCGAAGGAAAAGCCGCAAGAAGGAAAGGTGGTTGCAGTTGGTACTGGTCGTGTAACTGAAAGCGGTGAGCGAGTAGCACTAGAAGTGAAAGATGGAGACGCTGTTATCTTCTCTAAATATGCAGGCACTGAAGTGAAATATGAAGGCAAGGAATATTTAATCCTTCGTGAAAGCGATGTATTAGCTGTTATTGGCTAA
- a CDS encoding YdiK family protein has product MGKNPRFTGYLYFFIATLFVIFAIQQNNRTEGWDAFTIILMAVAAIDYMIAFRFFGIAKKQQQEKK; this is encoded by the coding sequence ATGGGAAAAAACCCGCGATTTACTGGATATTTATACTTTTTCATTGCTACTCTTTTTGTTATTTTTGCCATCCAGCAAAATAACCGAACTGAAGGCTGGGACGCTTTTACAATTATCCTAATGGCAGTTGCAGCAATTGACTATATGATTGCCTTTCGATTTTTTGGCATCGCAAAGAAACAACAACAAGAAAAGAAATAA
- a CDS encoding transporter substrate-binding domain-containing protein, with translation MKQFLKKFRKVSILAILPVSFVLAGCGEDTDESAETSQWDEIQERGVLNVATSGTLYPTSFHSDEEGLTGFEVEITREAAQRLDLDVEFTEMGFDGMLTSINSGQVDFAVNDIDINERREEDFLFTDPYKFSYGSMIVRPDDHSGIETLEDLEGKRHGGAATTIYMQIAEEHGAEGVTYENVTNDTYLRDIENGRLDVVMNDYYLQSLAIEALPEIDVVIHPDLFFHPNNQAMIMKKDHVVLQENLNRVINEMLEDGTITELSEQFFGGQDVSQEPEIDFADE, from the coding sequence ATGAAACAATTTTTAAAGAAATTCCGTAAAGTGTCTATCCTTGCAATCTTACCAGTATCATTCGTTTTAGCTGGATGTGGCGAGGATACTGATGAAAGTGCTGAAACGTCCCAGTGGGATGAAATACAAGAACGTGGCGTGTTAAACGTTGCTACGTCTGGAACGCTCTACCCTACTTCGTTTCATTCAGATGAAGAAGGCTTAACTGGATTCGAAGTTGAAATCACTCGTGAAGCGGCTCAGCGCTTAGACCTTGATGTTGAGTTTACCGAAATGGGTTTTGACGGGATGCTAACGTCTATTAACAGTGGTCAAGTTGACTTTGCAGTAAATGATATTGATATTAATGAACGCCGAGAAGAAGACTTCCTATTTACAGATCCTTATAAGTTCTCTTATGGGTCGATGATCGTTCGCCCAGATGATCACTCTGGAATCGAAACATTAGAAGACCTTGAAGGGAAGCGTCATGGTGGTGCAGCAACAACGATTTATATGCAGATTGCAGAAGAGCATGGTGCTGAAGGAGTTACGTATGAAAATGTCACAAACGACACATATTTACGTGACATCGAAAATGGTCGTCTTGATGTTGTCATGAACGATTATTATTTACAATCACTAGCGATCGAAGCTTTACCTGAAATTGATGTTGTTATTCACCCTGATCTATTTTTCCATCCTAATAACCAAGCAATGATTATGAAAAAAGATCATGTTGTACTACAAGAAAACTTAAACCGTGTCATTAATGAAATGCTTGAAGATGGAACAATTACAGAACTATCCGAGCAATTTTTCGGCGGGCAAGATGTATCACAAGAGCCGGAAATTGACTTTGCTGACGAATAA
- a CDS encoding tyrosine-type recombinase/integrase: protein MKGYYFKPYCKCNNKCRCDATWYFKLSHGINPQTGQPHQVKKGGFKTKKAAKEKAREIVDDIDNGTYISETPVTFEEFAYEWLGIYQNTGNVKESTIRVRNHEIKRLLDYLAQIRLTKVTRNIYQNALNELKKRGFAHNTLDGVHRTGRMIFKKAIELELIKKDPTEFAYIPKDVATVEDIENNSDLPNYLELDELKLFLNTAKEKGLDQDYTIFLLLSHSGMRVGELCALKWSDIDFQSSTINITKTYYNPRNNAKQYKILTPKTKSSVRKIAVDNNVLKELKSHLHFQNKVKLRKGANYNEEGFVFTLIDNHAGYPWNPKKVGNRMRRILKLSSLPESFTPHSLRHTHTSLLAQAEVELSIIMERLGHIDEKTTRNVYLHVTKDMKIEAIQKFQKLMDDL, encoded by the coding sequence ATGAAAGGATATTATTTCAAACCATACTGCAAGTGCAATAATAAATGTAGGTGTGATGCTACCTGGTACTTTAAACTTAGCCATGGTATCAATCCGCAGACTGGACAACCACACCAAGTTAAAAAAGGTGGATTTAAAACAAAAAAAGCAGCAAAGGAAAAAGCAAGAGAGATAGTCGATGATATTGATAATGGAACCTATATATCGGAAACACCCGTTACTTTTGAAGAGTTTGCTTATGAATGGTTAGGTATCTATCAAAATACAGGAAATGTTAAAGAAAGCACAATTCGAGTTAGGAATCACGAAATCAAGAGGTTATTGGATTACCTAGCACAGATAAGGTTAACAAAAGTTACTCGGAATATTTACCAAAATGCATTAAATGAATTAAAAAAACGTGGCTTTGCTCATAACACCTTAGATGGAGTACACCGAACTGGAAGAATGATCTTTAAAAAAGCAATCGAGTTAGAACTTATAAAAAAAGATCCTACGGAGTTTGCGTACATACCTAAAGATGTAGCAACAGTTGAAGACATTGAGAATAACTCTGATCTTCCAAATTATCTAGAATTAGACGAGTTAAAATTATTCCTAAATACCGCAAAAGAAAAAGGACTAGATCAAGACTATACAATATTCCTCCTATTATCACATAGTGGGATGCGCGTGGGGGAATTGTGCGCATTAAAGTGGAGCGACATTGACTTTCAATCTTCGACCATAAATATTACAAAGACATATTACAACCCTAGAAATAATGCAAAACAATACAAAATATTAACACCTAAAACTAAATCATCGGTAAGAAAAATCGCTGTTGATAATAATGTATTAAAGGAGTTGAAGAGTCACCTACACTTCCAAAATAAAGTGAAACTCAGAAAAGGAGCGAACTACAATGAAGAAGGATTTGTTTTTACACTAATTGACAATCACGCAGGTTACCCATGGAATCCTAAAAAAGTCGGAAATAGAATGAGAAGAATTTTAAAGCTTTCATCCCTTCCCGAAAGTTTTACACCACATAGTTTAAGGCATACTCACACTTCACTTTTGGCACAAGCTGAAGTTGAATTAAGTATCATTATGGAGAGACTGGGGCATATCGATGAAAAAACAACTAGAAATGTATATTTACACGTTACAAAGGATATGAAAATAGAGGCCATCCAAAAGTTTCAAAAACTAATGGATGACCTCTAA
- a CDS encoding CPBP family intramembrane glutamic endopeptidase, giving the protein MTKRYWLILIAFVVMQLATSLVTIPILLSTGFSGSTEELFGMALLITFSIGFVVIVYLTVTSRPDEHFMRDKADISTTILWSILGIFMAFAAQYVAALIEMLVLDIEPGSENTQQIVDMANAVPWLMIVVAVLVPVMEEIVFRMVIFGSLYKRFGFWISALLSGFIFAIVHWDFEHLLVYLAMGVVFAYLYWKTKRIIVPIIAHVGINSFVMLIQVVFGEQIQRIVDQYEQMQMIIGGLF; this is encoded by the coding sequence TTGACAAAACGATATTGGCTCATACTTATAGCGTTCGTTGTTATGCAACTTGCTACTTCGCTTGTAACGATCCCGATATTACTTAGTACAGGTTTTTCCGGATCTACAGAAGAACTGTTCGGAATGGCTTTATTAATTACGTTTTCCATTGGGTTTGTGGTTATCGTCTATTTAACAGTGACGTCCAGACCAGATGAACATTTTATGCGCGACAAAGCAGATATTAGTACAACAATCTTATGGTCTATCCTTGGTATATTTATGGCTTTTGCTGCTCAGTATGTTGCGGCATTAATTGAAATGCTCGTTCTTGATATTGAACCAGGATCAGAAAACACACAACAAATAGTTGATATGGCTAATGCTGTTCCATGGTTAATGATTGTTGTAGCAGTTTTAGTTCCAGTCATGGAGGAAATTGTCTTCCGGATGGTTATTTTCGGAAGCTTGTATAAACGATTTGGTTTTTGGATTTCTGCATTATTAAGTGGCTTTATCTTCGCTATCGTTCATTGGGATTTTGAACATTTACTCGTTTATTTAGCAATGGGTGTTGTCTTTGCTTACCTTTATTGGAAAACGAAACGAATTATTGTACCAATTATCGCTCACGTAGGAATTAACTCTTTTGTTATGTTAATTCAAGTCGTTTTCGGTGAACAGATCCAACGTATCGTTGATCAATACGAACAAATGCAAATGATTATTGGAGGATTATTTTAA
- a CDS encoding DnaD domain-containing protein produces the protein MGKLKRAVIKEELIHITGNFKLAVVLNQMIYWSERVRDFDNFIVEEKARNEISGDVHLRNGWIYKKAEELVEETMVNVSPKAMRDYLKKLVQMGFLDERDNPNYKWDRTKQYRVNLIKIQNALLSKGYSLEGYKIEISDLFKVSSNLQNVKRYEHEVKAIPEITTENTTKNNIKEKNKEIYENVINFYRENFNPKTTYEEERLLNWLNSHSFDEPIMLVELAMNIALSYRANNFSYVNKVLTNWKEKGVKTKKQAEIVIDQFNAKKERSFKNERDSTIPKEPTSRPAEDDEREILNRRRKLYCESRES, from the coding sequence ATGGGGAAATTAAAAAGAGCAGTTATTAAAGAAGAGTTAATTCATATTACAGGTAATTTTAAATTGGCAGTTGTCCTAAATCAGATGATTTATTGGTCTGAGCGAGTTAGAGACTTTGATAATTTTATCGTAGAAGAAAAAGCACGTAATGAAATCAGTGGAGATGTGCATCTAAGGAATGGTTGGATATACAAAAAGGCTGAAGAGTTAGTAGAAGAAACAATGGTTAACGTTAGTCCAAAGGCCATGCGAGATTATTTAAAAAAACTAGTACAAATGGGTTTTCTCGATGAAAGGGATAATCCGAATTATAAATGGGATAGAACTAAACAGTATCGTGTCAACTTAATAAAAATCCAGAATGCTCTATTAAGTAAAGGTTATTCGTTAGAGGGATATAAAATAGAAATTTCGGATTTATTTAAAGTAAGCTCGAACTTACAAAATGTAAAAAGGTATGAACATGAGGTAAAAGCAATACCAGAGATTACTACAGAAAATACAACAAAAAATAATATTAAAGAAAAAAACAAAGAAATCTATGAAAATGTTATTAATTTTTATAGGGAAAATTTCAATCCAAAAACAACCTATGAAGAAGAGAGATTGTTAAATTGGCTGAATAGTCATTCTTTTGATGAACCGATTATGCTAGTTGAGTTAGCTATGAATATAGCTTTAAGTTATAGGGCGAATAATTTTAGTTATGTTAATAAAGTTTTGACTAATTGGAAGGAAAAAGGAGTAAAAACAAAAAAGCAGGCTGAAATAGTTATTGATCAATTTAATGCTAAAAAGGAAAGGAGCTTTAAAAATGAAAGAGATTCAACAATACCAAAAGAACCTACTTCCAGACCGGCTGAAGATGATGAGAGAGAAATACTCAACAGACGACGAAAACTCTATTGTGAATCAAGGGAAAGTTAA
- a CDS encoding redox-sensing transcriptional repressor Rex: protein MDIDQTKIPQATAKRLPLYYRFLESLQASGKNRVSSTELSEAVKVDSATIRRDFSYFGALGKKGYGYNVNYLLTFFRKTLDQDEIRKVILVGVGNLGTALLNYNFTKSNNMRIEMAFDVDESKVGQKIGSVPIYHLDEVKERIAGEAEVAMLTVPSAAAQGIADQLVDAGIKGILNFTPARLSVPDNVRVHHIDLSVELQSLIYFLKHYPM, encoded by the coding sequence ATGGATATCGATCAAACAAAAATACCGCAAGCAACTGCAAAAAGGCTGCCGTTATATTATCGTTTTTTAGAAAGCTTGCAAGCATCAGGGAAAAATCGTGTATCTTCAACAGAGTTAAGTGAAGCAGTAAAAGTCGATTCAGCGACGATTCGAAGGGATTTCTCCTATTTCGGCGCGCTAGGAAAGAAAGGGTATGGTTACAACGTCAATTATTTATTAACCTTTTTTAGAAAAACATTAGATCAAGATGAAATAAGAAAGGTTATTTTAGTAGGTGTCGGTAACTTAGGGACTGCCTTATTAAATTACAACTTTACGAAAAGTAACAATATGAGAATTGAGATGGCATTTGATGTTGATGAAAGCAAGGTCGGTCAAAAAATTGGAAGCGTTCCCATTTATCATTTAGATGAAGTAAAAGAACGCATAGCTGGTGAAGCAGAAGTGGCAATGTTAACTGTCCCTTCAGCAGCAGCGCAAGGGATTGCTGATCAGTTAGTAGATGCTGGAATTAAAGGGATCTTAAACTTTACACCAGCAAGGTTATCTGTACCAGACAACGTCCGAGTTCATCATATTGATTTATCTGTAGAACTTCAATCCCTTATCTACTTCTTGAAACATTATCCAATGTAA